Proteins encoded in a region of the Chiloscyllium punctatum isolate Juve2018m chromosome 16, sChiPun1.3, whole genome shotgun sequence genome:
- the vamp3 gene encoding vesicle-associated membrane protein 3, protein MSAPGTSSNPSAGPTPYGSNRKLQQTQAQVDEVVDIMRVNVDRVLERDQKLTELDDRADALQAGASQFETSAAKLKRKYWWKNCKMWAILIAVVLIIIVIIIVWQTT, encoded by the exons GTCAGCTCCAGGCACCTCAAGTAATCCATCAGCTGGACCAACACCCTATGGCAGCAACAGGAAACTGCAGCAGACCCAGGCCCAAGTGGATGAG GTTGTGGATATCATGAGAGTGAATGTGGACAGAGTCCTTGAACGAGATCAGAAACTTACAGAGTTGGATGACCGAGCTGATGCACTTCAAGCTGGTGCATCTCAGTTTGAGACCAGTGCTGCGAAACTAAAACGCAAATATTGGTGGAAGAACTGCAAG ATGTGGGCAATATTAATAGCTGTGGTCCTGATCATTATTGTTATCATAATTG tTTGGCAGACCACATAA